Proteins encoded together in one Passer domesticus isolate bPasDom1 chromosome 6, bPasDom1.hap1, whole genome shotgun sequence window:
- the LOC135303182 gene encoding carbohydrate sulfotransferase 8-like, whose amino-acid sequence MNQKVLVFLLPNFVFGLFLFGVFCRRQKNLTDAFPNPTENWLAIQNGRKTTLASVCLKNDLDKPRSKLDSRVANQLFVEHKHKFIYCEVPKVGCSNWKRTIFLLQSDLNAEASEIEHDNIHHTSLIKRLVSYPPALQKEFLSNYTKVMFTRHPFERLVSAYRDKLLHSEPFYSTTIANEIRAMFRKNKNSPEKVSFQEFVNYIIAKPPHTLDIHWKPMFLLCDPCNIHYDIVGKYETLGLDSQHVLKVIGAPESLQYPSLKRYGSEKRTDGDITLEYLRQLTSEQIEKIKKLYEMDFFLFNYTMKYEDYFSPND is encoded by the exons ATGAACCAGAAGGTGCTGGTTTTCCTTCTCCCAAATTTCGTATTTGGGCTAtttctttttggggttttctgtaGGAGACAAAAAAACCTAACAG ATGCTTTTCCCAATCCTACTGAAAATTGGCTGGCAATTCAAAATGGTCGGAAAACCACACTGGCTTCTGTCTGCCTGAAGAATGACCTTGATAAACCAAGAAGCAAATTGGATTCTCGTGTTGCAAACCAGCTTTTTGTGGAGCACAAGCATAAATTTATCTACTGTGAGGTGCCTAAGGTAGGCTGCTCCAACTGGAAGAGaactatttttcttcttcaatcAGACTTGAATGCAGAAGCTTCTGAAATTGAGCATGACAACATCCACCACACCTCACTAATCAAAAGGCTGGTGTCTTACCCTCCTGCCTTACAAAAGGAATTTCTAAGCAATTACACCAAAGTGATGTTCACCAGACATCCCTTTGAACGGCTGGTTTCAGCTTACAGAGACAAACTCCTGCATTCTGAACCATTCTACAGTACCACTATTGCTAACGAGATTAGGGCAATgttcaggaaaaacaaaaactctCCTGAAAAAGTGAGTTTCCAGGAGTTTGTCAACTACATTATTGCAAAACCACCACATACTCTTGACATTCACTGGAAACCAATGTTTCTGCTTTGTGATCCTTGCAACATTCACTATGATATTGTGGGTAAGTATGAAACTCTTGGGTTGGACTCTCAGCATGTTCTGAAGGTCATTGGTGCACCAGAGAGCCTGCAATACCCCAGCTTGAAGAGATATGGCTCAGAGAAACGAACTGATGGTGATATCACCTTAGAGTACCTCAGACAACTGACCTCAGAACAAATTGAGAAGATCAAAAAATTGtatgaaatggatttttttttgttcaactACACTATGAAATATGAGgattatttttccccaaatgacTAA